In Candidatus Methylomirabilis lanthanidiphila, one genomic interval encodes:
- a CDS encoding methionine aminopeptidase: protein MILKAPWEIDLMRKSSRIVAETLGKLTEMINPGLTTMELDRFAEAYILRRGGKPAFKGYRGYPYTLCVSVNEQVVHGFPSTRRLEYGDIISLDLGVVVDGYYGDAAVTVPVGKVSDEARRLIAATQGALSRAISAVRPGNHLSDISHAVQSTIEGQGFSVVRLFVGHGIGRSLHEEPQIPNFGPPAQGPVLKPGLVLAIEPMANAGGSDVMILDDRWTAVTCDRSLSAHFEHTVALTEDGAQVLTSYTEDESAQGTGR, encoded by the coding sequence ATGATCTTGAAGGCCCCGTGGGAGATCGATCTGATGCGGAAGAGCAGTCGGATCGTCGCAGAGACGTTGGGCAAATTGACGGAGATGATAAACCCGGGCCTGACTACCATGGAGCTGGACCGTTTTGCCGAAGCCTATATCCTAAGACGGGGAGGCAAACCGGCGTTCAAAGGTTACCGCGGGTATCCTTATACGCTCTGCGTATCGGTCAATGAACAGGTGGTCCATGGGTTCCCGTCGACCAGACGTCTTGAGTATGGTGATATTATCAGCTTGGATCTTGGAGTCGTGGTCGATGGTTATTACGGGGACGCTGCGGTGACGGTTCCCGTGGGAAAGGTGTCCGATGAGGCTAGACGTTTGATTGCGGCGACTCAAGGGGCCCTGTCGAGAGCGATATCGGCCGTGCGACCCGGCAATCATCTCTCCGATATTTCCCATGCTGTCCAGTCCACCATTGAGGGCCAGGGGTTTTCAGTGGTGCGACTGTTTGTGGGCCACGGAATTGGTCGGTCACTTCATGAAGAGCCGCAGATACCGAATTTTGGCCCACCGGCCCAAGGCCCCGTCCTCAAACCGGGATTGGTTCTCGCGATTGAACCGATGGCAAATGCCGGCGGCTCCGATGTCATGATCCTCGACGATCGCTGGACGGCGGTCACATGCGATCGTTCTCTTTCTGCTCATTTTGAGCATACGGTTGCGCTCACCGAGGATGGCGCGCAGGTGCTTACCAGCTACACCGAAGACGAGTCAGCCCAGGGTACAGGCCGCTGA
- the infA gene encoding translation initiation factor IF-1: MPKEEAIEVEGTVIEPLPNAMFRVELETGHKVLAHISGKMRMHFIRILPGDKVIVELSPYDLTRGRIIYRYK, translated from the coding sequence ATGCCTAAAGAAGAGGCGATTGAAGTCGAGGGCACCGTCATCGAGCCATTACCCAATGCGATGTTTCGCGTGGAACTGGAAACGGGGCATAAGGTTCTCGCGCATATATCCGGAAAGATGCGCATGCATTTCATTCGAATTCTACCGGGCGATAAAGTTATTGTGGAGCTCTCTCCATACGATCTGACCAGAGGTCGGATCATTTACCGGTATAAGTAG
- a CDS encoding 30S ribosomal protein S13, which translates to MARIAGVDLPREKRLEVALTYIYGIGRPASHKILRDSGVNPDVRVKDLTEEEITRLRRTIEGNYRVEGDLRREVSMNIKRLMDIGAYRGLRHRRGLPVRGQRTSTNARTRKGPRRTVGAKSKKT; encoded by the coding sequence ATGGCACGTATCGCTGGTGTGGATCTTCCAAGAGAAAAACGTCTCGAGGTGGCACTGACCTATATCTACGGAATCGGCCGCCCTGCTTCTCACAAGATCTTGCGAGACTCGGGAGTCAACCCGGATGTCCGCGTCAAGGACCTTACTGAAGAAGAGATTACGAGACTGCGGCGAACCATTGAAGGCAACTACAGGGTGGAAGGAGACCTGAGGCGCGAGGTCTCAATGAACATCAAGCGGCTCATGGATATCGGCGCCTATCGCGGCCTCAGACACCGGCGGGGTCTCCCGGTTCGTGGCCAGCGAACCAGTACGAATGCCAGGACACGCAAGGGCCCTCGTCGGACGGTGGGCGCGAAGAGTAAGAAAACGTAG
- a CDS encoding 30S ribosomal protein S11: protein MAEEVKPRRPGGRSGGRKEAKNIAHGIACVQATFNNTIVTITDMTGNVVAWASAGSVGFKGSRKSTPFAAQRAADSAAQKAMGHGMREVRVYVKGPGAGREAAIRALQAAGMEIVAIKDVTPIPHNGCRPSKRRRV, encoded by the coding sequence ATGGCGGAGGAGGTAAAACCGAGGCGTCCGGGTGGACGGTCGGGGGGCAGGAAAGAGGCCAAGAATATCGCTCACGGCATTGCCTGCGTCCAGGCAACGTTCAACAACACCATTGTCACCATCACGGACATGACAGGCAACGTTGTCGCGTGGGCAAGTGCCGGTTCAGTGGGATTCAAGGGCTCGCGCAAGAGTACGCCATTTGCTGCGCAGAGGGCGGCGGATAGCGCTGCCCAGAAGGCGATGGGCCATGGCATGAGAGAGGTGAGGGTCTACGTCAAAGGCCCGGGCGCCGGTAGAGAAGCCGCCATTCGAGCCTTGCAAGCGGCCGGTATGGAGATTGTGGCGATCAAGGATGTGACGCCGATTCCACACAACGGTTGTCGGCCGTCCAAGCGGAGACGTGTATGA
- a CDS encoding 30S ribosomal protein S4 — protein sequence MARYRDPVCKLCRREGMKLFLKGDRCFSASCAIEKRNYAPGMHGQRRTKVSDYCKQLREKQKMRRIYGVLETQFRKYYRLAERQTGITGENLVKILEQRLDSVVHRLGFAASRAQARLLITHGHIVVNGRKTDIASYRVRPGDTIEVRPKSREIATIKAALEGVKRRTSPSWLELDATNMKGVVRSMPSREEIAIPVEEQLIVALYSK from the coding sequence GTGGCTAGATATCGGGATCCCGTATGTAAGCTTTGCAGGCGAGAGGGGATGAAGCTGTTTTTGAAAGGGGATCGATGCTTCTCCGCGAGCTGCGCGATTGAGAAGCGCAACTACGCCCCCGGTATGCACGGCCAGCGGCGGACGAAGGTGTCGGACTACTGCAAGCAGCTACGTGAAAAGCAGAAGATGCGTCGGATCTATGGCGTCCTGGAAACGCAATTCCGAAAATATTATCGTCTGGCCGAGCGGCAGACGGGGATTACGGGTGAAAACCTCGTCAAGATTCTTGAACAGCGACTGGACAGTGTGGTTCATCGCCTCGGATTTGCCGCGTCCCGCGCGCAGGCGCGGCTGCTGATCACTCACGGTCACATTGTCGTAAATGGGCGAAAAACGGATATTGCGTCCTACCGGGTGCGTCCAGGCGACACCATCGAGGTTCGGCCCAAGAGTCGAGAAATCGCGACGATTAAAGCGGCTCTTGAAGGGGTCAAGCGGCGCACATCGCCGAGTTGGCTGGAGCTTGATGCGACCAACATGAAAGGGGTTGTCCGATCGATGCCGTCCCGGGAGGAGATCGCTATCCCAGTGGAGGAGCAGTTGATTGTTGCGCTGTACTCCAAATAA